A genomic region of Novipirellula aureliae contains the following coding sequences:
- the trpE gene encoding anthranilate synthase component I, with translation MFTPNESEFSDLAVDHDFVPVFRRLLSDSLTPVTAFRLLDDGGPACLFESVIGGEKVGRYSFLAASPIKRFAARGEEITISDSPTYTAKDPLEEFRHHVHYKVAHLEGLPPFVGGAIGYAGYDVVRYVEHLPNAPEDDRQLPDLDFSFYHTLCVFDHVGKTITVVSLADCRLVKNADQAQQAYAQATENVNQAIERLTRPVSHNTDGFIEVTTETKEALHVDSNFTRESFKKAVLDCVEYIRAGDIFQVVPSQRLSVKTDVDPFEIYRSLRVVNPSPFMFYVRTPDCVLVGCSPEIMCRVADRVVTVRPLAGTRRRGKTDKEDKALEKELLADPKERAEHVMLVDLGRNDVGRVAEFGSIELTEIMVVERYSHVMHISSEVQGTLREGLDAFDALKACLPAGTVSGAPKVRAMEVIDSIEPHRRGPYGGAVGYVDYRGNMDTCIALRTMVAKDGVVYVQAGCGVVADSDPDAEYDETINKARALVTAIEMTVERVKSSS, from the coding sequence ATGTTTACACCCAACGAGAGCGAATTTTCAGACCTGGCCGTTGACCACGATTTTGTGCCCGTGTTTCGACGCCTGCTGAGCGATTCATTGACTCCCGTGACAGCTTTTCGGCTACTCGATGACGGAGGTCCCGCGTGTTTGTTCGAAAGCGTGATCGGTGGCGAAAAAGTAGGACGCTACAGTTTTTTAGCTGCCAGCCCCATCAAACGCTTCGCCGCGCGTGGCGAGGAAATCACGATTAGCGATTCGCCTACCTACACCGCAAAAGACCCGCTCGAAGAATTCCGACATCATGTCCACTACAAAGTCGCTCACCTGGAGGGCCTGCCGCCCTTCGTCGGCGGGGCAATCGGCTATGCTGGCTACGACGTCGTCCGCTATGTCGAGCATCTTCCCAATGCCCCCGAAGATGATCGCCAATTACCCGACCTTGACTTCTCGTTTTACCATACCCTTTGCGTCTTCGATCACGTCGGGAAGACCATCACGGTCGTCTCTTTGGCCGATTGCCGACTCGTCAAAAACGCCGATCAGGCCCAACAGGCGTACGCTCAAGCGACCGAAAACGTCAATCAAGCGATCGAACGGTTGACGCGTCCTGTTTCCCACAACACCGACGGGTTTATCGAGGTCACCACCGAGACAAAAGAGGCTCTCCATGTCGATTCCAACTTCACTCGCGAATCGTTCAAGAAGGCTGTCCTCGACTGCGTCGAATACATCCGCGCGGGCGATATTTTCCAGGTCGTCCCAAGCCAACGATTGAGCGTCAAAACGGATGTCGATCCCTTTGAAATCTATCGATCCCTCCGTGTTGTGAATCCCAGTCCATTCATGTTTTATGTCCGCACACCCGATTGTGTTCTGGTCGGCTGCTCACCGGAAATCATGTGCCGAGTAGCCGATCGAGTGGTCACCGTCCGCCCCCTCGCGGGGACACGCCGACGTGGCAAGACGGACAAAGAGGACAAGGCTCTCGAGAAAGAATTGTTGGCGGATCCGAAAGAACGAGCCGAACATGTGATGCTCGTCGACCTGGGCCGAAACGATGTTGGCCGAGTCGCCGAGTTCGGCTCGATTGAGTTGACCGAGATCATGGTCGTCGAACGCTACAGCCATGTGATGCACATCAGTAGCGAAGTGCAGGGAACGCTGCGGGAAGGACTTGATGCGTTTGACGCATTAAAAGCCTGTTTGCCAGCAGGCACCGTTTCGGGGGCTCCGAAGGTCCGAGCGATGGAAGTGATCGACTCGATTGAACCACATCGCCGAGGTCCCTATGGGGGAGCCGTCGGCTATGTCGACTACCGAGGCAACATGGACACTTGCATTGCCTTGCGAACAATGGTCGCCAAAGACGGCGTTGTCTACGTCCAAGCTGGCTGCGGAGTCGTCGCTGACTCGGATCCCGACGCCGAATACGACGAGACGATCAACAAGGCCCGAGCATTAGTCACTGCGATCGAGATGACAGTGGAACGAGTCAAGTCTTCTTCATAA
- a CDS encoding ABC transporter ATP-binding protein has translation MITLEGFGKDYGDFMAVDSIDLQIDQGETFGFIGPNGAGKSTTIRFLATLLRASRGRGEVAGCDVMGDPVGVRQAIGYMPDNFGVYDGMRVWEFLDFFAVAYRIGRIERKKIISNVLELLDLTHKRDDFVNGLSRGMKQRLCLAKTLVHDPPVLILDEPASGLDPRARVEVKALLKELRKMGKTILISSHILTELADCCTSIGIVERGKLLMSGPIGSVYRQIRRNRIVEIRFLENADAGLSILRSCAALRSLEQEPDKVIVELEADDEIVASLMEQLIREGVRMRSFNDRDPTLEDVFMTVTKGLVS, from the coding sequence ATGATTACCCTTGAGGGATTCGGCAAGGACTACGGCGATTTCATGGCCGTTGATTCGATCGATTTGCAAATCGATCAAGGTGAAACGTTCGGCTTTATCGGGCCAAACGGTGCCGGGAAAAGTACAACGATCCGTTTTCTCGCGACGCTGCTGAGAGCTTCTCGTGGGCGTGGCGAAGTTGCCGGCTGTGACGTGATGGGTGACCCTGTCGGCGTTCGCCAAGCGATCGGGTACATGCCTGATAACTTTGGTGTCTACGATGGGATGCGGGTTTGGGAGTTCTTGGATTTCTTTGCGGTTGCCTATCGGATCGGACGTATCGAACGAAAGAAAATCATCAGCAATGTGTTGGAGCTATTGGATCTCACCCATAAACGCGATGATTTCGTAAATGGATTGTCGCGTGGAATGAAACAGCGCCTCTGTTTGGCAAAAACACTCGTTCATGACCCCCCTGTGTTGATTTTGGATGAACCTGCTAGTGGTCTCGATCCGCGTGCCAGAGTCGAAGTGAAGGCGCTTCTGAAAGAGCTTCGCAAAATGGGCAAAACGATCTTAATCAGCAGCCATATTTTGACGGAGCTGGCCGATTGTTGTACCTCGATCGGTATTGTCGAGCGAGGGAAACTGTTGATGAGTGGCCCCATTGGAAGCGTTTATCGGCAAATCCGTCGCAATCGAATCGTTGAAATCCGGTTCCTCGAAAATGCGGATGCGGGGTTGTCCATTTTGCGCTCATGTGCGGCCCTGCGATCGCTCGAACAAGAGCCCGACAAAGTGATTGTCGAATTGGAAGCGGATGACGAGATTGTCGCCAGTTTGATGGAGCAATTGATTCGCGAAGGTGTTCGAATGCGGTCTTTCAACGATCGTGATCCAACATTGGAAGACGTCTTTATGACCGTCACCAAAGGGCTCGTTTCCTAA
- a CDS encoding DUF6793 family protein has translation MPLFEVETDSHILITWAEDEDAARAVVAEAYPNDEIARLTKRPRDTWVISKGALGLTSTANDPCAIARECLSRSSGDKVNAIRLYRMETGSDLEHARKAIESNMVMGW, from the coding sequence ATGCCACTGTTCGAGGTTGAAACCGATTCACACATCCTAATCACGTGGGCCGAAGACGAGGACGCTGCCCGCGCGGTCGTCGCCGAGGCATATCCGAACGACGAGATCGCTCGGCTGACCAAACGCCCGCGTGATACTTGGGTTATTAGCAAAGGCGCGCTCGGTTTAACCAGTACCGCAAACGATCCGTGTGCCATCGCTCGTGAATGCCTGAGCCGATCATCGGGCGACAAAGTCAACGCGATTCGTCTCTATCGTATGGAAACCGGCTCGGATCTCGAACACGCTCGCAAAGCGATTGAGTCGAATATGGTGATGGGCTGGTAG
- the infB gene encoding translation initiation factor IF-2 — MPARIYALAKELNLDSKDLVDLVKKVGITGKGSALASLTDEEADKVREHIAGASKSAPPKAAAAKPMAAVREPVAPTERKPVAIKIGRPSGSKSAGGSSKPGVAGGSKAAPASPIRSPLFGPGSAERDLSGGKTKTPEPASAEPVAESPSTEKASTEKAGTGKPKVTTTPTGQPVVAKTPTPGPLASGSFGTAASAKSGDAKASDGKASDSARPGDQPKPGTGDKSSDESPRKSIAARVASKIGFGTKSLPKRPADSGPVAPIRSDASVGRSGGGPVRSLDRPSGGGDKKTGSGQGSKPKPRTPRINVKMASLPDAPVTSRPKSAPGEPKAQKPDIKLSKDVIAGHKQGMKAPLEQLAAEDSESKRGGTRKPGSGGLSGFTGEKGRKGPPGARVAEVEEEKPRGKKSLSGMASARAERSRGGGGRRRHDVMDRTGGTGREMRYQRRTFKRKGTNTAAPRKDKIQLELPCTVRSFSEAAGVPVAQVLRVLMGMQMMININSELDLETAELIATEMDIDIELKASETLEDEVISGLENIEDAPESLVSRPPIVTFLGHVDHGKTSLLDYLIGINVVSGEAGGITQHIRAYEVDKDGRSVTFVDTPGHEAFTEMRARGANVTDIAVLVIAADDGIMPQTEEAISHAKAAEVPIVVALNKCDLEGVDPTRVLTQLTEHQLTPSEWGGDVEVVRTSAITGEGMDELLETLLTIAEMNEYTANPNRHAMGVCIEAEQQGDRGVVSKFVVQNGTLRVGDVVVCGPAHGRVRAMRDTLTDKEIKEAGPSTPVNIIGLDQVPGAGDRFHVLDDITKAREIAESREATSNRESLSGSSTKVSFENFQELLAGGTLGKSEDKVRLNVIVRADVKGSLEAIDKELAKFEHPEVDIRVLQRSVGGVTLADTTLASASDAVILAFNVIPDEQARAMADERGVQIRRYEVIYKMTDDIKAMIEGRLKPEERIVELGRALVKQVFSISRVGTIAGCYVAQGVFQRGCRVRINRDGRKIGDYPLDSLKRVKEDVKEVPRGMECGIRLYGFNDIKQDDVLEAYKIEEVARTLD; from the coding sequence GTGCCCGCACGCATTTACGCGCTCGCAAAAGAACTTAATTTAGACAGCAAAGATCTCGTCGATCTCGTGAAGAAGGTCGGCATCACCGGTAAAGGCTCCGCGCTAGCCAGTTTAACGGATGAGGAGGCTGACAAAGTCCGCGAACACATCGCGGGCGCATCGAAGTCGGCCCCCCCCAAAGCCGCTGCTGCTAAACCGATGGCTGCTGTTCGAGAACCGGTCGCCCCAACCGAACGAAAACCGGTCGCGATCAAGATCGGCAGGCCTTCAGGCTCGAAATCCGCAGGTGGATCGTCGAAGCCAGGCGTTGCAGGCGGTTCAAAAGCAGCGCCCGCCTCTCCGATTCGGTCGCCTCTCTTCGGACCCGGCAGCGCCGAACGCGATTTGTCGGGCGGGAAAACGAAGACGCCAGAGCCAGCTTCCGCGGAGCCGGTTGCGGAATCACCTAGCACCGAGAAGGCTAGCACCGAGAAGGCTGGCACCGGAAAGCCCAAGGTCACGACGACGCCAACGGGTCAACCCGTGGTTGCGAAAACACCGACGCCCGGGCCGCTGGCGAGTGGCTCGTTTGGTACAGCAGCTTCGGCAAAGTCTGGCGATGCGAAAGCCTCGGATGGGAAAGCTTCCGATTCCGCCAGACCTGGCGATCAACCGAAGCCTGGTACGGGAGACAAATCATCCGACGAATCCCCCCGCAAGAGCATTGCAGCACGTGTCGCTAGCAAGATTGGATTCGGAACCAAGTCGTTGCCGAAACGTCCTGCTGATTCGGGTCCAGTCGCTCCGATTCGCAGTGACGCTAGCGTCGGTCGCAGCGGTGGTGGCCCCGTCCGTTCGCTTGACCGGCCTTCTGGCGGTGGCGACAAGAAGACGGGATCAGGCCAAGGCTCCAAGCCGAAGCCTCGTACACCAAGAATCAATGTCAAAATGGCCTCCTTGCCTGACGCCCCGGTCACCAGCCGGCCCAAATCGGCTCCGGGTGAGCCCAAAGCTCAAAAGCCAGACATCAAACTGAGCAAGGATGTCATCGCGGGACACAAGCAAGGCATGAAAGCTCCGCTTGAGCAATTGGCAGCCGAGGATTCCGAAAGCAAGCGTGGCGGAACCCGAAAACCGGGTAGCGGTGGGTTGAGCGGTTTCACGGGCGAGAAAGGTCGCAAGGGCCCCCCCGGTGCACGCGTTGCCGAAGTCGAAGAAGAGAAGCCACGCGGCAAGAAGAGCTTGTCGGGGATGGCCAGTGCTCGAGCCGAACGTTCACGTGGTGGCGGTGGACGCCGACGGCACGACGTCATGGATCGGACCGGCGGTACAGGTCGCGAAATGCGATACCAACGCCGTACCTTCAAACGAAAGGGCACCAACACAGCCGCTCCGCGGAAAGACAAAATCCAGCTCGAGTTGCCTTGCACGGTACGTAGCTTCTCAGAAGCTGCCGGAGTCCCCGTCGCTCAGGTGCTGCGTGTGCTGATGGGCATGCAGATGATGATCAACATCAATTCGGAACTCGATCTAGAAACCGCCGAATTGATCGCGACGGAAATGGATATCGATATCGAGTTGAAAGCTTCGGAGACACTCGAAGACGAAGTGATCTCGGGCTTAGAGAATATCGAGGATGCACCGGAATCGCTCGTTTCTCGACCTCCGATTGTCACCTTCCTCGGCCACGTCGATCACGGCAAAACCAGTTTGCTCGACTATTTGATTGGAATCAATGTTGTCAGCGGCGAAGCAGGCGGGATCACACAACATATTCGCGCTTATGAAGTCGACAAGGACGGACGCAGCGTCACGTTTGTTGATACACCGGGTCACGAGGCTTTCACCGAAATGCGAGCCCGTGGGGCCAACGTTACCGACATTGCCGTCTTGGTCATCGCTGCGGACGACGGCATCATGCCGCAAACCGAAGAGGCGATTAGCCATGCCAAAGCAGCCGAAGTGCCGATCGTTGTCGCGCTCAACAAGTGTGACCTCGAAGGGGTCGACCCCACCCGTGTGCTAACTCAGCTTACCGAACACCAACTGACTCCGTCGGAGTGGGGTGGTGATGTCGAGGTGGTCCGCACCAGCGCCATCACGGGCGAAGGGATGGACGAGCTACTCGAAACCCTGCTGACAATTGCCGAAATGAACGAGTACACTGCCAACCCCAACCGCCACGCGATGGGTGTTTGCATTGAAGCGGAACAACAAGGCGACCGCGGTGTCGTTTCGAAGTTTGTCGTTCAAAATGGAACCCTGCGTGTCGGCGACGTCGTCGTCTGCGGACCGGCTCATGGCCGAGTCCGAGCGATGCGAGACACGCTGACAGACAAGGAAATCAAGGAAGCGGGTCCAAGTACCCCGGTCAACATCATTGGTCTCGACCAAGTGCCAGGTGCCGGGGACCGTTTTCACGTCCTCGACGATATCACCAAAGCACGTGAAATCGCCGAAAGCCGCGAAGCGACCAGCAACCGCGAAAGTCTATCGGGTTCGTCGACCAAGGTATCGTTTGAGAATTTCCAGGAATTGTTGGCGGGCGGGACGCTCGGGAAATCCGAAGACAAAGTACGCTTAAACGTCATTGTGCGTGCAGACGTCAAAGGTTCGCTCGAGGCCATCGACAAAGAATTGGCGAAGTTCGAGCACCCCGAGGTCGATATCCGCGTCTTGCAGCGAAGTGTTGGCGGTGTGACGTTGGCCGATACAACCCTCGCGTCTGCATCGGATGCAGTCATCTTGGCGTTCAACGTCATCCCCGACGAACAAGCCCGGGCGATGGCAGATGAGCGAGGTGTGCAGATCCGTCGCTATGAAGTGATCTATAAGATGACCGACGACATCAAAGCGATGATCGAAGGACGGTTAAAACCTGAAGAAAGAATCGTCGAACTTGGTCGCGCCTTGGTCAAACAAGTCTTCTCGATCAGTCGAGTCGGTACGATCGCCGGTTGCTATGTCGCTCAAGGCGTTTTCCAACGGGGTTGCCGAGTCCGTATCAACCGAGATGGCCGGAAAATTGGTGACTACCCACTCGATTCACTCAAACGGGTCAAGGAAGATGTGAAAGAGGTGCCGCGTGGTATGGAATGCGGCATTCGGTTGTACGGGTTCAACGACATCAAACAAGATGATGTCTTGGAAGCGTACAAAATTGAAGAGGTCGCCCGAACGTTAGATTAA
- the rbfA gene encoding 30S ribosome-binding factor RbfA: MSNRRLLKAAEAIREVVASAILTEIRDPRVHDVTVINVQVTPDMREAKVAVSVMGNEAQQQLAIRGLQNSAGFLQSKIAKRIEARYTPKLSFTLDKGIQNALVVGELLAQIKREKEENGQPSDPVDVSMDENRTDETEGENVDT; this comes from the coding sequence ATGTCAAACCGACGATTACTTAAAGCCGCCGAAGCAATCCGCGAGGTTGTTGCTTCGGCCATCCTGACGGAGATTCGTGACCCGCGTGTTCACGATGTGACGGTCATCAATGTCCAGGTCACTCCCGATATGCGCGAAGCCAAGGTCGCCGTGAGCGTGATGGGCAATGAAGCCCAGCAACAATTGGCGATTCGTGGCCTACAGAATTCGGCTGGCTTCTTGCAGAGCAAGATCGCCAAGCGGATCGAGGCTCGCTACACGCCCAAGTTGTCATTTACACTCGATAAAGGTATTCAAAATGCCCTGGTCGTTGGTGAGCTATTGGCGCAGATTAAACGTGAAAAAGAGGAAAACGGGCAGCCGAGCGACCCGGTAGATGTAAGCATGGATGAGAACCGCACCGACGAGACCGAAGGTGAAAACGTTGATACGTAA
- a CDS encoding YebC/PmpR family DNA-binding transcriptional regulator, which yields MAGHSKWANIQHRKGRVDAQRGKLWSKLSKAIIVAAKSGGGDPDANLRLRKAIDDAKSVSMPKDNIQRAIKRGTGEIAGGDLEELLYEGYGPGGVAVMCEVLTDNRNRTAPELRTMFGKFGGNLGSSGCVSYLFDRKGLFVLEAASVDEEKVTEIALENGGDDVEVTDDGKIQVTCAPDAFDALRDAFEAAELTTEMAAINQIPQTTVEVEGSVAKSVLRLLEALDEHDDVQNVSTNLDITDEMFED from the coding sequence ATGGCAGGTCATTCAAAGTGGGCGAACATCCAACATCGCAAAGGACGCGTCGATGCCCAACGCGGAAAGCTGTGGAGCAAATTAAGCAAGGCGATCATCGTTGCTGCGAAGTCGGGTGGCGGTGACCCGGACGCTAATCTTCGTTTGCGGAAAGCAATCGACGATGCAAAATCGGTCAGTATGCCCAAAGACAATATCCAAAGGGCAATCAAACGGGGTACCGGTGAGATCGCTGGTGGTGACCTCGAAGAACTGCTCTACGAAGGCTACGGGCCAGGTGGTGTCGCCGTTATGTGCGAAGTCCTAACCGATAACCGAAATCGCACAGCGCCCGAACTGAGAACCATGTTCGGCAAATTTGGTGGCAATCTCGGTAGCTCCGGATGCGTTTCCTACCTCTTTGATCGCAAGGGACTTTTTGTCTTGGAAGCGGCATCGGTGGACGAAGAAAAAGTGACCGAGATCGCACTTGAAAATGGTGGCGATGATGTCGAAGTGACCGATGATGGGAAAATCCAAGTCACCTGCGCACCCGACGCGTTCGATGCGCTTCGCGATGCGTTTGAGGCGGCGGAGTTGACAACCGAAATGGCCGCCATTAACCAGATCCCTCAAACCACCGTCGAGGTCGAAGGGTCGGTCGCCAAGTCGGTACTGAGACTTCTCGAAGCTCTCGATGAGCATGATGACGTGCAAAACGTCAGCACCAATTTGGATATCACCGACGAAATGTTCGAGGATTGA
- a CDS encoding putative sugar nucleotidyl transferase yields the protein MQIICFEDNRVLHLAPITQSRPAYAVTCASLRLIDRLSLLVKGPSSGGGLSGNTLLGDVRDFLADIQKLDYQIDPVAKRVDGSWKIDDDGILLVNARLVPRLELDEILKEVAAETRSLCMVDDADGSVLIARWTAADLAAKRSLLTSETDESFTELLVKESERLQRSPYSPSAFHWPHEIVSWHMNEMRDSVEWRVANGNYKQLSDGVFVADGVSLGDYLSINVENGPIVLESNVKVGPFCYLEGPLYAGANTKVIEHSAIKDGVSLGHTVKIGGEVEASVIEPYTNKQHHGFLGHSYLGSWINLGAGTCNSDLKNTYGKINMEYGNEKIATGMQFVGCFIGDYSKSAINTSIFTGKTIGVCSMLYGFVTSNVPSFVNYARLFGQTALLPTDVMIATQSKMFARRKVQQRECDKQLILDMYNLSAFERETPENEML from the coding sequence ATGCAGATCATTTGCTTCGAAGATAACCGTGTCCTTCATCTCGCACCGATTACCCAATCGCGACCTGCATACGCAGTGACCTGTGCGAGCCTGAGGCTGATCGATCGCTTGAGTCTATTGGTGAAAGGGCCGTCGTCCGGTGGCGGACTATCCGGCAATACCTTATTGGGCGATGTCCGCGATTTTCTTGCGGACATTCAAAAACTTGACTATCAAATCGATCCCGTGGCAAAGCGAGTCGACGGAAGTTGGAAAATCGATGATGACGGTATCCTCCTAGTCAATGCTCGTTTGGTCCCGCGACTGGAATTGGACGAAATCTTAAAGGAAGTTGCTGCAGAAACGCGTTCCTTATGCATGGTCGACGATGCCGATGGATCGGTCTTGATCGCTCGCTGGACCGCAGCCGACTTGGCAGCAAAACGTTCGCTGCTGACGTCGGAAACCGATGAGTCGTTTACCGAGTTGCTCGTCAAAGAATCGGAACGACTGCAACGGTCGCCTTACTCTCCATCGGCATTTCATTGGCCGCATGAAATCGTATCGTGGCACATGAATGAAATGCGCGACTCCGTCGAGTGGCGAGTCGCCAACGGGAATTACAAACAATTGTCAGATGGCGTGTTTGTCGCTGACGGCGTTTCGCTTGGCGACTACCTTTCGATCAACGTTGAAAATGGTCCTATCGTCTTGGAATCTAACGTGAAAGTTGGGCCCTTCTGCTATCTCGAAGGACCGCTGTACGCAGGCGCAAACACCAAAGTGATCGAGCATTCGGCAATCAAAGATGGGGTCTCACTCGGGCACACCGTCAAAATTGGCGGCGAAGTGGAAGCATCGGTGATCGAACCGTACACCAATAAACAACATCATGGATTCCTGGGGCATAGCTACCTTGGTAGCTGGATCAACCTCGGTGCAGGTACATGCAACAGTGATCTAAAGAATACGTACGGCAAGATCAATATGGAGTATGGAAACGAAAAAATAGCAACCGGCATGCAGTTCGTCGGCTGTTTTATTGGCGACTATTCGAAATCGGCAATCAATACCAGTATCTTTACGGGAAAGACGATTGGTGTATGCAGCATGCTCTACGGTTTCGTCACTTCGAACGTTCCTAGTTTTGTCAATTACGCCCGCTTGTTTGGTCAAACGGCGTTATTACCCACCGATGTGATGATCGCCACCCAATCGAAAATGTTTGCACGGCGGAAGGTTCAACAACGAGAATGCGACAAACAGCTAATTCTTGACATGTACAATCTATCAGCGTTTGAAAGGGAAACTCCCGAAAACGAAATGCTTTAA
- the argC gene encoding N-acetyl-gamma-glutamyl-phosphate reductase, protein MKIKVGIIGATGYTALEVARLLQSHPNAEIVAATSRAEDGKSLAEIHPSLAGRLDVPIEMLDAQRIAKKCDVVMSCLPHGASAETCKQLVEQGTRVVDFSADFRLSNRELYEKWYGVTHPWPERIGKTVYGLPEFYADAIRDADLVANPGCYPTSVILPLAPLIADGLIEADDIIVDSKSGVSGAGRSAKVATLYCEVNESIAAYGVGAHRHQPEMADLVHRIGGKAISLLFTPHLTPMDRGILSTIYVRPSAKATAADLLKRWESQYADCPFVTPVPHLPSTKHVAGTNYVQMTARDAGGRIVLVCAIDNLAKGASGAAIQNMNVMFGLDQTTGLLQ, encoded by the coding sequence ATGAAAATCAAAGTCGGCATCATTGGTGCGACCGGCTACACCGCTTTGGAAGTTGCTCGCCTACTACAGTCCCATCCAAACGCAGAGATTGTTGCCGCGACAAGTCGCGCGGAAGACGGGAAATCTTTGGCGGAAATTCATCCCTCTTTGGCTGGCCGGCTCGACGTGCCGATCGAAATGCTCGATGCTCAGCGGATCGCAAAGAAGTGCGATGTCGTGATGTCATGCTTGCCGCACGGTGCGTCCGCCGAAACCTGTAAACAATTGGTCGAACAGGGTACGAGAGTCGTCGATTTCAGTGCCGATTTTCGTTTGTCCAACCGCGAACTCTATGAAAAATGGTATGGCGTAACACATCCTTGGCCTGAGCGGATCGGCAAGACCGTTTACGGGTTACCCGAATTCTACGCCGACGCGATTCGTGATGCCGACTTGGTTGCCAACCCCGGGTGCTACCCGACGTCCGTCATCCTGCCACTGGCTCCGTTGATCGCGGACGGTTTGATCGAGGCCGATGACATCATTGTCGACAGCAAAAGTGGTGTCAGCGGCGCAGGACGTTCGGCGAAGGTCGCAACGTTGTACTGTGAAGTCAACGAATCGATCGCAGCTTACGGAGTTGGCGCACATCGTCATCAACCCGAGATGGCCGACTTGGTTCATCGGATTGGTGGCAAGGCCATCTCGTTATTATTCACGCCCCATTTGACGCCCATGGATCGAGGAATCTTGTCGACCATTTATGTGCGGCCAAGTGCAAAGGCAACGGCAGCGGATTTGCTGAAACGATGGGAATCACAATACGCGGATTGCCCCTTCGTCACGCCAGTGCCGCATCTACCTTCAACCAAGCATGTCGCAGGAACCAATTACGTCCAAATGACAGCTCGTGACGCAGGCGGCCGTATCGTGCTCGTTTGTGCGATCGACAACCTAGCGAAAGGAGCCAGCGGAGCGGCGATTCAAAACATGAACGTGATGTTCGGGCTCGATCAAACCACCGGTTTGCTGCAATAG
- a CDS encoding YaiI/YqxD family protein, with protein sequence MKIWVDADAAPTDVKEIVFRAAKRLNVATVLVANRPIAIPPSATTVSVVVVREGADQADRYIHNKSNAGDIAITADLPLAGLLVEKGLFVIDPRGDEYSPDTIATRLSMRNFMDDLRGEGMVVGRSHPYSDTDKKAFASTFDRLLTKATRK encoded by the coding sequence ATGAAGATTTGGGTCGACGCCGACGCGGCACCAACGGATGTCAAGGAAATTGTGTTTCGTGCCGCAAAGCGATTGAATGTCGCTACGGTATTGGTAGCGAATCGACCGATCGCAATCCCTCCATCGGCAACCACCGTCTCGGTCGTCGTCGTCCGCGAGGGTGCCGACCAAGCGGATCGTTACATTCACAACAAAAGTAACGCAGGCGATATCGCTATCACCGCTGATTTGCCGCTAGCTGGGCTGCTCGTTGAAAAAGGACTGTTCGTCATCGACCCACGCGGTGATGAGTATTCGCCCGATACGATTGCGACCCGACTATCGATGCGCAATTTCATGGATGATTTGCGTGGGGAGGGGATGGTCGTCGGCCGCAGCCATCCTTACAGCGACACGGATAAGAAAGCATTTGCATCAACTTTCGACCGCTTGTTGACCAAGGCGACCAGAAAGTAA